One window from the genome of Haloprofundus halobius encodes:
- a CDS encoding PspA/IM30 family protein: MGILSRMSYVVRSKVNALLNRAEDPSETLDYSYEQMRDELQDVKQGIADLTTQKKRLEIQKRRLEENVEKHNDQAREAVRQDREDLARKALEKKQSKMTQIEELEGQIAQLQNTQDELVDKKNQLENRIEEFRTKKETMKARYEAAEASSRVSEAMTGVGDEMEDVGRAIERAEERTDEMEARSAAMDELQETGAFDDAMSDKDSIDRELDSVRSGGEVDSELETLKAEMGKSSGETESDTASDEEIDAQLEELESSETNEETETDLEELENEEESRAE, from the coding sequence ATGGGAATACTCTCGCGGATGTCGTACGTCGTGCGGTCGAAGGTCAACGCCCTCCTCAACCGCGCGGAGGACCCGAGCGAGACGCTCGACTACTCCTACGAGCAGATGCGCGACGAACTCCAGGACGTCAAGCAGGGCATCGCGGACCTGACGACTCAGAAGAAGCGCCTCGAGATCCAGAAACGACGCCTCGAAGAGAACGTCGAGAAGCACAACGACCAGGCGCGCGAGGCCGTCCGACAGGACCGCGAGGACCTCGCGCGGAAAGCCCTCGAAAAGAAGCAGTCGAAGATGACGCAGATCGAGGAACTGGAGGGGCAGATAGCGCAACTGCAGAACACCCAGGACGAGCTCGTCGACAAGAAGAACCAGTTGGAGAACCGCATCGAGGAGTTCCGCACGAAGAAGGAGACGATGAAGGCGCGCTACGAGGCCGCCGAGGCGTCGAGCCGCGTCTCCGAGGCGATGACCGGCGTCGGCGACGAGATGGAGGACGTCGGTCGCGCCATCGAGCGCGCCGAGGAGCGCACCGACGAGATGGAGGCGCGTTCGGCGGCGATGGACGAACTGCAGGAGACGGGCGCGTTCGACGACGCGATGTCCGACAAGGACTCCATCGACCGCGAACTCGACTCGGTGCGAAGCGGGGGCGAGGTCGACAGCGAACTGGAGACGCTGAAGGCCGAGATGGGCAAGTCCTCGGGCGAGACCGAGAGCGACACCGCGAGCGACGAGGAGATAGACGCGCAACTGGAGGAGTTGGAATCGTCAGAGA
- a CDS encoding dienelactone hydrolase family protein, with product MTGSETALIPGGRDVRGTLDGSGTGTENVVVACPPHPQHRGHRGDERLVAVADALNEDGIDCLRFDYGEWDEGRGELIDAQNALDWAAERYDSVGVFGFSFGGAIALLAAAAARDTVDPVAVSALAPAARLPAGLDAAAALYEIRAPVQVVYATRDKTAEWEPVVDRARELGCGVVGMEADHFFIGQSAKVAETVSGFLTSEFE from the coding sequence GTGACAGGTTCGGAGACCGCGCTGATTCCGGGCGGGAGAGACGTTCGTGGGACGCTCGATGGGAGCGGCACAGGGACCGAAAACGTCGTCGTCGCGTGCCCACCGCACCCCCAACACCGCGGCCACCGCGGCGACGAACGCCTCGTCGCCGTCGCCGACGCGCTCAACGAAGATGGGATCGACTGCCTCCGCTTCGACTACGGCGAGTGGGACGAGGGTCGCGGCGAACTGATCGACGCCCAAAACGCCCTCGACTGGGCCGCCGAGCGGTACGACTCCGTAGGTGTATTCGGCTTCAGTTTCGGCGGCGCAATCGCACTCCTCGCCGCGGCCGCCGCCCGCGACACCGTCGACCCCGTAGCTGTGAGCGCGCTCGCTCCGGCCGCCAGACTCCCTGCAGGCCTCGACGCTGCGGCCGCGCTGTACGAGATTCGCGCGCCGGTGCAGGTGGTGTACGCGACGCGCGATAAGACGGCCGAGTGGGAACCCGTCGTCGACAGAGCGCGAGAACTGGGGTGTGGGGTTGTGGGAATGGAGGCCGACCATTTCTTTATCGGCCAGTCGGCGAAGGTGGCCGAGACGGTGAGCGGGTTTCTGACGTCGGAGTTTGAGTGA
- a CDS encoding transcription factor S, with product MQFCDDCGSMMVNQDGAMVCTSCGASADRDEERAAEFVSTESQTDSEVIETEEGADFEGKPTANDVSCDKCGHGEAWYTIKQTASADEPPTRFFKCKECGYRWREYN from the coding sequence ATGCAGTTCTGCGACGACTGCGGTTCGATGATGGTGAATCAGGACGGCGCGATGGTCTGTACGAGCTGCGGTGCGAGCGCCGACCGCGACGAGGAGCGCGCCGCCGAGTTCGTCTCCACCGAATCGCAGACCGACAGCGAGGTCATCGAAACCGAAGAGGGCGCGGACTTCGAGGGGAAACCGACCGCCAACGACGTGAGTTGCGACAAATGCGGTCACGGCGAGGCGTGGTACACCATCAAGCAGACCGCCTCCGCGGACGAACCGCCGACGCGCTTCTTCAAGTGTAAGGAGTGCGGCTACCGGTGGCGCGAGTACAACTGA
- a CDS encoding RAD55 family ATPase yields MEKIPFGVSRFDSIIGGGAPPGNVVLLSGESGAGAREFLQTCAAMNALAHADADLFELYYGSLGDNTRLPDEVHYLSFTTDEEYLGRELAYTLSDDIVDGALSEIRFRDFSPEYFQLSPIPREWYVGETSTIRDLGKRHGRDNVLSALGEYLGEHAAGNLVLVDSITDLVGAISDEMAWSDIAMVMKGLRKAAYHWGGLIILLVNEETLDPRELGLLTDAASGTLRFRWESGGSKRARTMVVEEFRGVLSRIEGENIVRFEVEISESGLDVSDVRKIR; encoded by the coding sequence ATGGAGAAGATCCCCTTCGGCGTTTCTCGCTTCGACTCCATCATCGGCGGGGGCGCGCCGCCGGGCAACGTCGTCCTCCTATCGGGGGAGTCCGGAGCGGGTGCGCGGGAGTTCCTGCAGACGTGCGCGGCGATGAACGCGCTGGCGCACGCCGACGCCGACCTGTTCGAGTTGTACTACGGGTCGCTCGGCGACAACACGCGGCTTCCCGACGAGGTCCACTACCTCTCGTTTACGACCGACGAGGAGTATCTCGGTCGGGAGTTGGCGTACACGCTCTCCGACGACATCGTCGACGGGGCGCTCTCGGAGATTCGGTTCCGCGACTTCTCGCCGGAGTACTTCCAGTTGAGTCCCATCCCGCGGGAGTGGTACGTCGGCGAGACGTCCACCATCCGCGATTTGGGGAAGCGGCACGGTCGCGACAACGTGTTGAGCGCGCTCGGCGAGTATCTCGGCGAGCACGCCGCGGGTAATCTGGTTCTCGTCGACTCCATCACCGACCTCGTCGGCGCGATCTCCGACGAGATGGCGTGGTCCGATATCGCGATGGTGATGAAAGGACTCCGAAAGGCCGCCTACCACTGGGGCGGCCTCATCATCCTGCTGGTCAACGAGGAGACGCTCGATCCCCGGGAGTTGGGACTCCTGACCGACGCCGCCAGCGGGACGCTCCGCTTTCGGTGGGAGTCCGGCGGGTCGAAGCGCGCCCGGACGATGGTCGTCGAGGAGTTCCGCGGCGTGCTCTCGCGCATCGAGGGCGAGAACATCGTCCGCTTCGAGGTCGAAATCTCGGAGTCGGGACTCGACGTGAGCGACGTCCGAAAGATACGGTGA
- a CDS encoding beta-ribofuranosylaminobenzene 5'-phosphate synthase family protein, whose product MTRVTASGRLHFGFCNLSLAHERLYGALGVALDTPELVVDVVADDGVTVDLHVEVDAQAETVREYATRATELLGVSGAHVRVESSLPRHMGLGSGTQLALSVFAGVAGAYDRAPRVRENAPALGRGGRSGVGVATFESGGFVLDAGHPTARFTADRPADGEWNVPAVAAQHKIPDDWRFLVVLPDAEPGKSDADEDASMRAAVERADPALADRISGAVVREVLPAVAADAPERFGEAVAEIGRLNGAWYADEQGGVYRPPVGELVASLSDAPAVYGAGQSSWGPAVYGVTDATRADAAQEAGEAALASAGIDGEVLVSASRSAGARIE is encoded by the coding sequence ATGACGCGCGTCACCGCCTCCGGGCGACTCCACTTCGGGTTCTGCAATCTGAGCCTCGCCCACGAGCGGTTGTACGGCGCGCTCGGCGTCGCGCTCGACACGCCGGAACTCGTCGTCGACGTGGTGGCCGACGACGGGGTGACGGTCGACCTCCACGTCGAGGTCGACGCGCAGGCCGAGACGGTTCGCGAATACGCTACCCGAGCGACCGAGTTACTCGGCGTCTCGGGCGCACACGTCCGCGTCGAGTCGTCGTTGCCGCGGCACATGGGTCTCGGCAGCGGGACGCAACTGGCGCTTTCGGTGTTCGCGGGCGTCGCCGGGGCGTACGACCGCGCGCCCAGGGTTCGGGAGAACGCTCCGGCGTTGGGCCGCGGCGGTCGCTCCGGCGTCGGCGTCGCCACCTTCGAGTCCGGAGGATTCGTCCTCGACGCCGGCCACCCGACGGCGCGCTTCACCGCCGACAGGCCCGCAGACGGCGAGTGGAACGTTCCTGCGGTGGCCGCCCAGCACAAGATTCCCGACGACTGGCGGTTCCTGGTCGTCCTCCCCGACGCCGAACCGGGCAAGAGCGACGCCGACGAGGACGCGAGCATGCGCGCCGCCGTCGAACGCGCGGACCCCGCCCTCGCCGACCGAATCTCGGGAGCGGTCGTCCGCGAGGTGTTGCCGGCCGTCGCCGCCGACGCACCCGAGCGGTTCGGCGAGGCGGTCGCCGAAATCGGCCGCCTCAACGGCGCGTGGTACGCCGACGAGCAGGGCGGCGTCTACCGGCCGCCGGTCGGCGAACTCGTCGCATCCCTTTCCGACGCGCCAGCGGTGTACGGCGCGGGGCAGTCTTCGTGGGGCCCGGCCGTGTACGGCGTCACCGACGCCACGCGCGCCGACGCTGCGCAGGAAGCCGGCGAGGCGGCGCTGGCGTCGGCCGGAATCGACGGCGAGGTGCTCGTCTCCGCGTCGCGGAGCGCCGGTGCGCGAATCGAGTGA
- a CDS encoding cupin domain-containing protein, with translation MTLDRLEDLDPKEEEVETAELVVTDDVLVKAFALGPGAELSPHEHADSTNVFHVLRGTVTVLQGDDEEKIDAPGVVLHERGVVHGARNDTDEVAVFTASLCPLPS, from the coding sequence ATGACACTCGACCGACTCGAAGACCTCGACCCGAAGGAGGAAGAAGTCGAGACGGCGGAGCTCGTCGTCACCGACGACGTGCTGGTGAAGGCGTTCGCGCTCGGCCCCGGCGCGGAGCTCTCGCCGCACGAGCACGCCGACAGCACGAACGTCTTTCACGTGCTTCGCGGGACCGTGACCGTGCTTCAGGGCGACGACGAGGAGAAAATCGACGCGCCGGGGGTCGTCCTCCACGAACGCGGCGTCGTCCACGGCGCGCGAAACGACACCGACGAAGTCGCCGTGTTCACCGCGAGTCTCTGCCCGCTCCCGTCGTAA
- a CDS encoding DUF7126 family protein has protein sequence MKAILCGPDENGLADALAAEGVELTRIDGIVTRPALEDAGIVDAGLVVLTDVAEATAIPLAKELNPDVRVVVYAEQSLPEFAKGQADLAVDPKLLSASVVAEELV, from the coding sequence ATGAAAGCGATACTCTGCGGTCCCGACGAGAACGGACTGGCCGACGCCCTCGCCGCCGAAGGCGTCGAACTCACGCGTATCGACGGCATCGTCACCCGCCCGGCGCTCGAAGACGCCGGCATCGTCGACGCCGGCCTCGTCGTCCTCACCGACGTGGCGGAGGCGACGGCGATTCCGCTGGCGAAGGAACTGAATCCCGACGTTCGCGTCGTCGTCTACGCCGAGCAGTCGCTACCGGAGTTCGCGAAGGGGCAGGCCGACCTCGCGGTCGACCCGAAACTGCTGTCGGCGTCGGTCGTCGCCGAAGAACTCGTCTGA
- the guaA gene encoding glutamine-hydrolyzing GMP synthase, whose product MVDTDSFIQEAVAEIREEVGDANAVIALSGGVDSSVAAALAYEAIGEQLTPVYVDTGLMRKGETEGIREIFSFMESLRVVDAHERFFEALSGVVDPEVKREVIGEQFIREFEREARDTDADYLVQGTIYPDRIESEGGIKSHHNVGGLPDVVDFEGIVEPVRDLYKDEVREVARALDLEAVVAERMPFPGPGLAVRVVGEVTQEKVEVAREACHVVEEELEAYDPWQAFAAVVGKGTGVKGDNRVHGWIVAVRSVESRDGMTARAQELDWETLQRIQSRITGTNDTVARVVYDVTHKPPATIEYE is encoded by the coding sequence ATGGTCGACACCGACTCCTTCATCCAAGAAGCCGTCGCCGAGATTCGCGAGGAAGTCGGCGACGCCAACGCTGTCATCGCGCTGTCGGGTGGCGTCGACTCCTCTGTCGCCGCCGCGCTCGCGTACGAGGCGATCGGCGAGCAACTCACTCCCGTCTACGTCGATACCGGTCTGATGCGGAAAGGCGAGACGGAGGGTATCCGTGAGATCTTCAGCTTCATGGAGAGCCTCCGCGTCGTCGACGCCCACGAGCGGTTCTTCGAGGCGCTCTCGGGCGTCGTCGACCCCGAAGTCAAGCGCGAGGTCATCGGCGAACAGTTCATCCGCGAGTTCGAGCGCGAAGCCAGAGACACCGACGCCGACTACCTGGTGCAGGGAACCATCTACCCCGACCGCATCGAGTCGGAGGGCGGCATCAAGTCGCACCACAACGTCGGCGGCCTGCCGGACGTCGTCGACTTCGAGGGCATCGTCGAACCGGTCCGCGACCTCTACAAGGACGAGGTCCGCGAAGTCGCCCGCGCGCTGGACCTCGAAGCGGTCGTCGCCGAGCGGATGCCGTTCCCCGGCCCCGGTCTCGCCGTCCGCGTCGTCGGCGAGGTGACCCAGGAGAAAGTCGAGGTGGCCCGTGAGGCGTGTCACGTCGTCGAAGAGGAACTGGAAGCGTACGACCCGTGGCAGGCGTTCGCCGCCGTCGTCGGCAAAGGCACCGGCGTGAAGGGGGACAACCGCGTCCACGGCTGGATCGTCGCCGTCCGCTCCGTCGAGAGCCGCGACGGGATGACCGCCCGCGCCCAGGAACTCGACTGGGAGACGCTCCAGCGCATCCAGAGCCGGATCACCGGCACGAACGACACCGTCGCCCGCGTCGTCTACGACGTGACACACAAGCCGCCGGCGACCATCGAGTACGAGTAA
- the pyrG gene encoding glutamine hydrolyzing CTP synthase, translating to MPTEPDTGYNPNLGRKFIFVTGGVMSGLGKGITAASTGRLLSNAGFDVTAVKIDPYLNVDAGTMNPYQHGEVYVLKDGGEVDLDLGNYERFLGVDMTSDHNVTTGKTYQHVIEKERAGDYLGKTVQIIPHITDDIKRRVREAAAGSDVCLVEVGGTVGDIESMPYLEALRQFAHEEDEDDILFMHVTLVPDSKNGEQKTKPTQHSVKELRSIGLQPDILIGRNQDRLDIDTKEKIALFCDVPTEAVFSNPDVDDIYHVPLMVEEEGLDEYVMERLSLDDEALPPDERDSRWRDLVTRNREGSVDVALVGKYDLEDAYMSVREALKHAGIETGIEVNVHWVDSDEMRDHHTERLESADGIVVPGGFGSRGTEGKIEAIRYARENDVPFLGLCLGFQMAVVEYARNVLGWEDAHSAELDPDTDHPVIDLLPEQYDLDEMGGTMRLGAHETEIETGTLAYRVYGADTCTERHRHRYEVNPEFLSDLESGALTFSGKSGNRMEIVELDDQPYFIGTQFHPEYRSRPDRASPPFVGLVEAILERTEEVTEVQA from the coding sequence ATGCCGACGGAACCCGACACGGGCTACAACCCGAATCTAGGGAGGAAGTTCATTTTCGTCACCGGGGGTGTGATGTCCGGACTCGGCAAAGGAATCACGGCAGCCAGTACCGGGCGCTTGCTGTCGAACGCCGGGTTCGACGTCACCGCGGTGAAGATCGACCCGTACCTGAACGTCGACGCCGGAACGATGAACCCGTACCAGCACGGCGAGGTGTACGTGCTGAAAGACGGCGGCGAGGTCGACTTGGACCTCGGGAACTACGAGCGGTTCCTCGGGGTCGACATGACCTCCGACCACAACGTCACCACGGGCAAGACGTACCAGCACGTCATCGAGAAGGAGCGCGCCGGCGACTACCTCGGGAAGACAGTCCAGATAATCCCGCACATCACCGACGACATCAAGCGGCGCGTCCGCGAGGCCGCCGCGGGCAGCGACGTCTGTCTCGTCGAAGTCGGCGGGACGGTCGGCGACATCGAGTCGATGCCGTATCTCGAAGCGCTCCGGCAGTTCGCCCACGAGGAGGACGAAGACGACATCCTGTTCATGCACGTCACGCTCGTCCCCGACTCGAAGAACGGCGAGCAGAAGACCAAACCCACCCAGCACAGCGTCAAGGAGCTCCGAAGCATCGGGCTTCAGCCCGACATCCTCATCGGGCGCAACCAGGACCGCCTCGACATCGACACCAAGGAGAAGATCGCGCTGTTCTGCGACGTTCCCACCGAGGCAGTCTTCTCGAACCCCGACGTCGACGATATCTACCACGTCCCGCTGATGGTCGAGGAGGAAGGCCTCGACGAGTACGTGATGGAACGCCTCTCGCTCGACGACGAGGCGCTTCCCCCCGACGAACGCGACAGTCGCTGGCGCGACCTGGTGACGCGCAACCGCGAGGGCTCCGTCGACGTGGCGCTCGTCGGCAAGTACGACCTCGAAGACGCCTACATGTCGGTCCGAGAGGCGCTGAAACACGCCGGTATCGAGACGGGCATCGAGGTGAACGTCCACTGGGTCGACTCCGACGAGATGCGCGACCACCACACAGAGCGCCTCGAGAGCGCCGACGGCATCGTCGTCCCCGGCGGGTTCGGCTCCCGCGGCACCGAGGGGAAGATAGAAGCGATTCGCTACGCCCGCGAGAACGACGTTCCCTTCCTCGGCCTCTGTCTCGGCTTCCAGATGGCCGTCGTCGAGTACGCGCGCAACGTCCTCGGATGGGAAGACGCTCACTCGGCGGAACTGGATCCCGACACCGACCACCCCGTTATCGACCTCCTCCCCGAGCAGTACGATCTCGACGAGATGGGCGGGACGATGCGCCTCGGCGCGCACGAGACGGAGATCGAGACGGGGACGCTCGCGTACCGCGTCTACGGTGCCGACACCTGCACCGAACGTCACCGCCACCGCTACGAGGTGAACCCCGAGTTCCTCTCGGATCTCGAATCCGGTGCGCTGACGTTCTCGGGGAAATCCGGTAATCGCATGGAAATCGTCGAACTCGACGACCAGCCGTACTTCATCGGGACGCAGTTCCACCCCGAGTACCGCTCGCGGCCCGACAGAGCGAGTCCGCCGTTCGTCGGCCTCGTCGAAGCGATTCTCGAACGCACCGAGGAAGTCACGGAGGTGCAGGCCTGA
- a CDS encoding PHP domain-containing protein has translation MPPTHDYHIHSTYSDGKFLYRMLRAAEEAGLDAVGFADHCNASTRDEARQRTYELGFNLDQTYPRRRAAIDSLREQFDVRIFDAVEMDYDPRDEDDIRAFLDDAGFDYAVGSVHRLDGTNVHTEGFFAAKSEAEQQAYVDNYFEKLVSLVDSELFEIAAHVDLVERNPALRGYSTVDHYERVADAFARSRTVPEINAGRVLREYGEIHPAPRLLELLLERGVGFTLGTDSHRPRELRERLPVLVEYFQEYDIEPVRLFD, from the coding sequence GTGCCGCCGACTCACGACTACCATATTCACTCGACGTACTCGGACGGCAAGTTCCTCTATCGGATGCTGCGCGCGGCCGAGGAGGCCGGTCTCGACGCCGTCGGGTTCGCCGACCACTGCAACGCCTCCACCCGCGACGAGGCCCGCCAGCGGACCTACGAACTCGGCTTCAACCTCGACCAGACGTATCCACGTCGGCGGGCGGCCATCGACTCGCTCCGCGAGCAGTTCGACGTCCGCATCTTCGACGCCGTCGAGATGGACTACGACCCGCGCGACGAAGACGACATTCGCGCCTTCCTCGACGACGCCGGGTTCGACTACGCCGTCGGGAGCGTCCACCGCCTCGACGGCACCAACGTCCACACCGAAGGTTTCTTCGCGGCGAAATCGGAGGCCGAACAGCAGGCGTACGTCGACAACTACTTCGAGAAACTCGTCTCGCTCGTCGACTCGGAACTGTTCGAGATCGCCGCCCACGTCGACCTCGTGGAACGAAACCCCGCGCTCCGAGGCTACTCCACCGTCGACCACTACGAACGCGTCGCCGACGCGTTCGCGCGCTCGCGGACCGTCCCCGAAATCAACGCGGGTCGCGTGCTTCGGGAGTACGGCGAGATTCACCCCGCTCCGCGACTGCTCGAACTGCTGCTCGAACGCGGCGTCGGCTTCACTCTCGGCACCGACTCGCACCGCCCGCGCGAACTCCGCGAGCGTCTGCCGGTACTCGTAGAGTACTTCCAGGAGTACGACATCGAACCGGTCCGGCTGTTCGACTGA
- a CDS encoding saccharopine dehydrogenase family protein yields MSELVLYGSYGYTGSLVAEKAVERGLDPILVGRDAEKVTDQADDLGVRARVASLDTVADRIDDAHTVLNCAGPFSKTAEPMVEACLDVGANYLDITGEIQVFERLKRRGPEAEDAGITLLPGVGFDVVPTDCLAAHLAERLPEATHLALGCDTSGSLSMGTLKTAIEALGEGGAIREGGELRHVPSGWKTREIDFGRGWRTAVTIPWGDVSTAYTTTGIPNIEVYATFPESTRRTMELQRYLAPLLETRPAKRLLKRLVDRYAEDPSADERADATVYVWGEATSENGERVVSRLRTPHVYALTAESAVLCAEKTLAGDTPTGYRTPASAFGPDLILEVPGVERTDENVQAAGKGDGKRADDLGDAETDADAESDATATTENE; encoded by the coding sequence ATGTCCGAACTCGTCCTCTACGGCTCGTACGGCTACACCGGGTCGCTCGTCGCCGAGAAGGCCGTCGAGCGTGGCCTCGACCCGATTCTCGTCGGCCGCGACGCCGAGAAAGTGACCGACCAAGCCGACGACCTCGGCGTCCGCGCCCGCGTCGCCTCGCTCGACACCGTCGCGGACCGCATCGACGACGCCCACACCGTGTTGAACTGCGCGGGACCGTTCTCGAAGACCGCCGAACCGATGGTCGAGGCCTGTCTCGACGTCGGCGCGAACTACCTCGACATCACCGGCGAGATTCAGGTGTTCGAGCGACTGAAGCGCCGCGGTCCCGAGGCCGAGGACGCAGGAATCACGCTCCTTCCGGGTGTCGGCTTCGACGTCGTGCCGACCGACTGTCTCGCCGCCCACCTCGCCGAACGACTGCCGGAGGCGACGCATCTCGCACTCGGGTGCGACACCTCGGGATCGCTGTCGATGGGGACGCTGAAGACGGCCATCGAGGCGCTCGGCGAGGGCGGCGCGATTCGCGAGGGCGGTGAACTCCGCCACGTACCGAGCGGGTGGAAGACGCGCGAAATCGATTTCGGTCGGGGGTGGCGCACCGCCGTCACCATCCCGTGGGGCGACGTGTCGACGGCGTACACGACGACAGGCATCCCGAACATCGAAGTGTACGCGACGTTTCCGGAGTCGACGCGGCGGACGATGGAGCTCCAGCGATATCTCGCACCGCTGCTCGAGACGAGACCGGCGAAGCGTCTGCTCAAGCGACTGGTCGACCGCTACGCCGAGGATCCGAGTGCCGATGAGCGAGCGGACGCGACGGTGTACGTCTGGGGCGAGGCCACCTCCGAGAACGGCGAGCGGGTCGTCTCCCGACTCCGAACGCCGCACGTCTACGCGCTCACGGCCGAGTCGGCCGTTCTCTGCGCGGAGAAGACGCTCGCCGGGGACACGCCGACCGGCTATCGGACCCCCGCGAGCGCGTTCGGTCCCGACCTGATTCTGGAGGTTCCGGGCGTCGAACGAACCGACGAGAACGTTCAGGCGGCCGGGAAAGGTGACGGGAAGCGCGCCGACGACCTCGGCGACGCCGAGACGGACGCGGACGCCGAGAGCGACGCGACGGCGACGACAGAGAACGAGTGA
- a CDS encoding aldo/keto reductase yields MEFPRLGLGTYQNKDLDQCATSVETALDVGYRHIDTAQGYDNEEAVGDGIRASVASAGSSERSADGVSAADIDRDDLFVATKLDTDNLGYDDVIETGRESAEKLGVDTIDLLYVHWPLNTYDPEETLPALDELRDEGVIDHVGLSNFRPDQLDEAKDHLDAPIFAHQVEMHPMLQQEELREYARKDDHWLVAYCPIARNDVADVSEIQDIAEKHGSTPAQVALAWLLSKDEVAPIPKATGEDHIRQNFEATELELDDDDVSTIDSLDREERIVDFDDAPWN; encoded by the coding sequence ATGGAGTTCCCACGACTCGGTCTCGGGACGTACCAGAACAAAGACCTCGACCAGTGCGCGACGAGCGTCGAGACGGCTCTCGACGTCGGCTACCGGCACATCGACACCGCGCAGGGCTACGACAACGAGGAGGCCGTCGGCGACGGAATCCGCGCGAGCGTAGCGAGTGCAGGCTCGTCAGAGCGGAGCGCTGACGGCGTTTCGGCGGCCGACATCGACCGCGACGACCTGTTCGTCGCCACCAAACTCGACACGGACAACCTCGGCTACGACGACGTGATCGAGACGGGTCGCGAGAGCGCCGAGAAGCTTGGCGTCGACACCATCGACCTGCTGTACGTCCACTGGCCGCTGAACACCTACGACCCCGAGGAGACGCTGCCCGCGCTCGACGAACTCCGCGACGAGGGCGTCATCGACCACGTCGGCCTGAGCAACTTCCGGCCCGACCAACTCGACGAGGCGAAAGACCACCTCGACGCGCCGATCTTCGCCCACCAGGTCGAGATGCACCCGATGCTCCAGCAGGAGGAGCTCCGCGAGTACGCCCGCAAAGACGACCACTGGCTGGTCGCGTACTGCCCCATCGCCCGCAACGATGTCGCCGACGTCTCCGAGATTCAAGATATCGCGGAGAAGCACGGGTCGACGCCCGCGCAGGTCGCACTCGCGTGGTTGCTCTCGAAAGACGAGGTCGCGCCCATCCCGAAAGCGACCGGCGAAGACCACATCCGCCAGAACTTCGAGGCGACGGAACTCGAACTGGACGACGACGACGTTTCGACCATCGACTCGCTCGACCGCGAGGAGCGTATCGTCGACTTCGACGACGCGCCGTGGAATTAG